The proteins below are encoded in one region of Micromonospora pisi:
- a CDS encoding DUF485 domain-containing protein encodes MSTDAPAPASAPDRYVAVQQSDEFSGLRKALRSFVFPMTVAFFLWYALYVILSAYARGFMSTKLFGSNINVALIFGLLQFVSTFVIAWLYSRYADRKLDPVADRIRAELDNGTDKGDES; translated from the coding sequence ATGTCCACGGATGCTCCCGCACCGGCGAGCGCGCCGGATCGGTACGTCGCAGTACAACAGTCGGACGAGTTCAGCGGGCTCCGCAAGGCGCTCCGCAGCTTCGTCTTCCCGATGACGGTGGCGTTCTTCCTCTGGTACGCCCTCTACGTGATCCTCTCCGCGTACGCGCGCGGCTTCATGAGCACCAAGCTGTTCGGCAGCAACATCAACGTCGCCCTGATCTTCGGGCTGCTGCAGTTCGTCTCCACGTTCGTGATCGCCTGGCTCTACTCCCGGTACGCCGACCGCAAGCTCGACCCGGTCGCCGACCGCATCCGGGCGGAGCTGGACAACGGGACCGACAAGGGGGATGAGTCCTGA